One genomic region from Plasmodium chabaudi chabaudi strain AS genome assembly, chromosome: 7 encodes:
- a CDS encoding WD repeat-containing protein, putative: MKNNMNIPNNINNNMNNNYNNENYNNVNNNSRSIINNNLNMPAGINNMASNMNDRPNNMKNFPNGVNGLNNNIGNINNLNKMHNPIGKIHGHINNMGAMNNNIKHGVQNIINGMPSGINNMHSNLNNIPDNIKNMANAMNPIPNNINDIRVNANYPMNNMNTNVNSNNNVNIPNDMKHRIRVNSSEITNNVNFKNMMNNNNNAHYGAPDNSNRNMFYVNDMKNVDNNVINIHNKRNSTAKEKQNNIPQFREKEYLENVGHRDKYLLNKNETDKIYLQNKQLNNMNQGNIQNINNSNTRKSSTGSINRMINNSVQNTININSNNNINPVTNIGNNNDTNNNILQRNMKNIENGGMHNPLNMNQMNPMNLNKNFNFSSNDPHNFNINGVADNKMNNKFKDPNYNNINKNINVPFNEEPKYDPYNLGNNINRNNGNNGIMVEKSMNNADHSFSKQHNSGMFDVKAHKGKENFGGIKNMNNANKVGQDIINLSTTNMQKLNEKNQKANGNNNNFMGNNVPKNMENADLYKLQMNYDKLNPNDPNNYNDFIKENSKGKYISGNKYNTNANTIGGDPSKNIIQKMENELINKKFNTINNNNENGSNGHMNENMIYEEIKKMNNASFEKMVGNDMLMFNGHRSMENGINQMVNMQGFRDMKNILSINNYRMANDNDPRSNEKNNNMFNNQRPSFEGYNGTENLKGTGNEFEEKKRKKKREKKNEMEKNEKNGLNRDKNLDDKNTINQLMEYNGFMHTLNENNESGEIGQNIKNNSFDDISKNYIQGQSIGNDEKELNIDSNLNESMKKENYEYIRKQNMFENYENMNNLKNAFLEGDQNMLNNNDIFNKINFKFQKKKSDDSYENANMFPNGQNDEDKKLMVLSRLFGNVMGENANNNNNDDNTQTQNENNMNNNGKLSNIRKMNSNTLELELYKNMPLDTMLNKLNLDKNILNILKDKINNINRNINVNICSTPMETPEEPIKMENIDLLKLINLFDEFLNWSENNLYQIKSQLYNIAFCLLLELYILILANRFSMLIDFKNKYLKNFEAYHPVIKFLSNCVSLNQIFEISLLRFKEKNAKHIAYMNKLGKASLMHYLSVYGSIPLYNLIMTKIKIIEIDDANKNFNFFHEFISMNFLYNGNLNYPVQWNLPSIYFIKDVSETQNDDNIKSTKDKEENCYVPNENSDAYYYYKYIIKMQADNRLKVTKNRMPSMLYYCLNNCTDMTCAEISSFDGSLVATAHSNNIIKLWNIKKSQMNKIKEKQKDMEIDNNENVDEIKNYSNIEENKPDSIYLDDQDENGIAKLYGNMHNVSSLSFGETNKILLSGNLNGDIYLYSTISNRNYVKYSGGHTPIWSIDTAFLGYFFCTSEDDGNLRIYSTNKTYPLVTYKYNCTSNICKYHYNNTIVASGYYDNYVHLYDVRMNSFIKRFKNNYPSSHGVTSLSFSKNGRLLSFGGGYTNNINVIDLVADKFIDVEPKQFINTKGYSMGDYYSSSKSEENHLGFYPLPNESEKLLMHKNIDEYEDKILSIDFSYDNNLLVSMSCDSHIDFYNCSKASKELKNPLAEKKRIKSGKDNKNNSPYVRLSKSYGVNYSNLISAKFTPENVLLLFGINTLI; the protein is encoded by the exons atgaagaataatatgaacatacccaataatattaacaataacatgaataataactataacaatgaaaattataataatgttaaTAACAACTCCAGAAGcatcataaataataatttaaacatGCCTGCaggaataaataatatggcAAGCAATATGAATGATAGACCtaataatatgaagaaCTTCCCTAACGGGGTAAATGGcctaaataataatattggcAATATTAACAACCTTAATAAAATGCATAATCCGATTGGGAAAATCCATGgacatattaataatatgggtgctatgaataataatataaagcaTGGTGtgcaaaatattataaatggCATGCCAAGTGggataaataatatgcattcCAATTTGAATAACATCcctgataatataaaaaacatggCAAATGCCATGAATCCCATACCAAATAACATAAATGACATTAGGGTGAATGCAAATTATCCCATGAACAATATGAATACAAATGtcaattcaaataataacgTTAATATTCCAAATGATATGAAACACAGAATTAGAGTAAACAGCTCTGAAATAACTAACAATGTGaactttaaaaatatgatgaataacaataataatgccCATTATGGTGCTCCTGATAATTCAAACagaaatatgttttatgtaaatgacatgaaaaatgttgacaataatgttataaatatacataataaaagaaatagtACTGCTAAAGAAaagcaaaataatattcctCAATTTCGAGAAAAGGAATATCTTGAAAATGTGGGACATAGAGATaagtatttattaaataaaaatgaaactgacaaaatttatttacaaaataaacaattaaataatatgaatcaGGGAAATATCCAAAACATCAATAATAGCAATACGAGAAAAAGTAGTACAGGAAGTATTAACCGGATGATTAACAATAGTGTGCAAAacacaataaatataaattctaataataatataaacccAGTGACCAATattggaaataataatgataccaataataatattcttcaaaggaatatgaaaaatatagaaaatggcGGAATGCATAACCCCTTAAATATGAATCAAATGAATCCaatgaatttaaataaaaattttaatttcagTTCGAATGATCcacataattttaatataaacgGTGTAGcagataataaaatgaataacaAGTTTAAAGATCCAAATTAcaacaatataaataaaaatattaatgtaCCATTTAACGAAGAGCCAAAATATGATCCATATAACTTAGGAAACAACATTAATCGAAACAATGGAAATAATGGTATTATGGTAGAAAAAAGTATGAACAATGCAGACCATTCTTTTTCAAAACAACATAATAGTGGCATGTTTGATGTTAAAGCACACAAAGGGAAAGAAAATTTTGgaggaataaaaaatatgaataatgcaaataaaGTTGGCCAAGacattataaatttgtctacaacaaatatgcaaaaattaaatgaaaaaaatcaaaaagcaaatggaaataataataattttatgggAAACAACGtaccaaaaaatatggaaaatgcagatttatataaattacagatgaattatgataaattaaatcCAAATGatccaaataattataatgattttataaaagaaaacagcaaaggaaaatatatatctggaaacaaatataatactaATGCAAATACTATAGGAGGAGATccatcaaaaaatataatacaaaaaatggaaaatgaattaataaataaaaaatttaacaccatcaataataataatgaaaatggtTCAAATGGTCATatgaatgaaaatatgatatatgaAGAGATcaagaaaatgaataacgcatcttttgaaaaaatggtTGGGAATGATATGCTCATGTTTAATGGGCATCGTTCCATGGAAAATGGAATAAATCAAATGGTTAATATGCAGGGTTTTAGAGATATGAAAAACATTCTTAGCATAAACAATTATCGTATGGCAAACGATAACGATCCTAgatcaaatgaaaaaaacaataatatgttCAATAATCAGAGACCTAGTTTCGAAGGCTATAATGGGACAGAAAATCTAAAAGGAACAGGAAATGAATTTGAAGagaaaaaacgaaaaaaaaaaagagaaaaaaaaaatgaaatggaaaaaaacgaaaaaaatggattgAACcgtgataaaaatttagatgacaaaaatacaataaatcAACTCATGGAATATAATGGTTTTATGCATactttaaatgaaaataatgagaGTGGTGAAATTGgccaaaatataaaaaataattcatttgaTGATATTTCTAAAAACTATATACAAGGGCAAAGTATAGGCAATGATGAAAAGGAATTAAATATAGACTccaatttaaatgaaagcatgaaaaaagaaaattatgaatatattagaaaacaaaatatgtttgaaaattatgaaaatatgaataatttaaaaaatgcatttttGGAAGGAGatcaaaatatgttaaataataatgatatctttaataaaataaatttcaaatttcaaaaaaaaaaaagtgatgATTCATATGAAAATGCAAATATGTTTCCAAATGGTCAAAACGATGAAGATAAAAAGTTAATGGTATTGTCTCGATTGTTTGGGAATGTTATGGGTgaaaatgcaaataataataacaatgatgataatacacaaacacaaaatgaaaataatatgaataataatggcAAATTGTCCAATATTCGAAAAATGAATAGCAATACTCTTGAACTAGAgttgtataaaaatatgcctCTAGATACTatgttaaataaattaaactTAGATAAGAATAttcttaatatattaaaagataaaataaataatattaacagAAACattaatgtaaatatatgttcTACTCCCATGGAAACACCAGAAGAACCaattaaaatggaaaatatagacttattaaaattaataaatttatttgatgaatttttaaattggtctgaaaataatttatatcaaattaagtcgcaattatataatattgcattttgtttattattagaattatatatattaatattagcAAATAGATTTTCCATGCTAAtagattttaaaaataaatatttaaagaacTTCGAAGCCTACCATCCCGTAATTAAATTTCTATCCAATTGTGTTAGTTTGAATcaaatttttgaaatttcTCTTCTTCGttttaaagaaaagaatGCCAAGCACATCGCTTACATGAACAA ATTGGGGAAAGCATCTCTCATGCATTATTTAAGTGTCTATGGGAGTATtccattatataatttaattatgactaaaataaaaataatagaaatagatgatgcaaataaaaattttaatttttttcatgaatttatttctatgaattttttatataatggaAATTTAAACTACCCAGTTCAATGGAATTTACCttctatttattttattaaagaCGTATCAGAAACTCAAAAT GATGATAACATAAAATCTACAAAGgataaagaagaaaattgCTATGTTccaaatgaaaatagtgatgcttattattactataagtatataataaaaatgcagGCAGATAATCGATTAAaagttacaaaaaataggaTGCCAAGTATGTTATATTACTGCTTGAACAATTGTACCGATATGACTTGTGCAGAAATTTCATCATTTGATGGATCATTAGTTGCTACTGCtcattcaaataatataataaaactatggaatatcaaaaaatcgcaaatgaataaaataaaagaaaaacaaaaagataTGGAAATTGATAATAACGAAAATGTAgacgaaataaaaaattatagtaatatagaagaaaataaaccagattctatatatttagatGATCAAGATGAAAATGGAATAGCTAAATTATATggaaatatgcataatgtATCTAGTTTATCTTTTGgagaaacaaataaaattttattatcaggaaatttaaatggtgatatatatttatatagtaCAATAAGTAATAGAAATTATGTTAAATATTCAGGTGGACATACACCTATATGGTCTATAGATACAGCTTTTTTaggttattttttttgtacaaGTGAGGATGATGGAAATCTAAGAATTTATTCAACTAATAAAACATACCCTCTTgtaacatataaatataattgtacATCAAACATATGCAAATATCACTACAATAATACGATCGTTGCAAGTGGATATTATG ATAATTATGTTCATTTGTACGACGTTAGAATGAACTCCTTTATAAAAAGATTTAAGAATAATTACCCAAGTAGTCATGGAGTGACTTCTTTGagtttttcaaaaaatggaagACTTCTTTCTTTTGGAG GAGGATACACAAATAACATAAATGTTATAGACCTTGTAGCtgataaatttattgaTGTCGAACCAAAGCAGTTTATTAATACCAAGGGATATAGTATGGGGGATTATTATAGTAGTTCAAAATCCGAAGAGAATCATTTAGGTTTTTATCCTTTGCCGAATGAAagtgaaaaattattaatgcataaaaatattgacgAGTAtgaagataaaatattaagtaTCGATTTTAGTTATGACAACAATCTTTTAGTTTCCATGTCTTGTGATAGTCACAtagatttttataattgttcGAAAG CATCGAAAGAATTAAAGAATCCCCTCGCAGAGAAAAAACGAATTAAATCAGGAAaagacaataaaaataatagtccATATGTCCGATTGTCGAAATCATATGGTGTTAATTATTCGAATTTAATATCTGCGAAGTTTACACCAGAAAATGTTCTTCTTTTATTCG GAATTAATACCTTAATATGA